A region of Candidatus Polarisedimenticolia bacterium DNA encodes the following proteins:
- a CDS encoding uroporphyrinogen-III synthase, producing the protein MNPSTGPLAGKKVLVTRAEEGEDRLTGLLSAQGAEVIHIPLVRFEDPPSWEPLMEAAARLESFDRALFTSATAVDRFFARLHEFHHSEGLPDRIIVSAVGPKTTAALERAGCHNVQHAATYRAEGLLDLLPESEVAGQKILFPRALEARELLVEELRRRGAKVCLVPVYRTVKAEDSRDALLSALRSRSLEVVTFTSASAVRHFVDLADGADLPGLLQGTRVACLGEVTAQATHDGGIHPDIVPSHATLEELVGAIVRELVR; encoded by the coding sequence ATGAACCCTTCCACCGGACCCCTGGCCGGAAAGAAGGTGCTGGTCACCCGGGCCGAGGAAGGGGAGGATCGGCTTACCGGGCTCCTTTCAGCCCAAGGGGCGGAAGTCATCCACATTCCGCTGGTGCGCTTCGAGGATCCTCCGTCATGGGAGCCGTTGATGGAGGCGGCCGCGCGGCTCGAGAGCTTCGATCGCGCACTGTTCACCAGCGCCACGGCGGTCGATCGCTTCTTCGCGCGCCTTCATGAATTCCACCATTCGGAAGGACTGCCGGATCGCATCATCGTCTCGGCGGTCGGACCGAAGACCACCGCGGCGCTCGAGCGCGCCGGCTGCCACAACGTGCAGCACGCCGCCACCTATCGGGCCGAGGGGCTGCTGGATCTGCTGCCCGAGAGCGAAGTAGCCGGTCAGAAGATCCTCTTCCCGCGGGCCCTGGAAGCCAGAGAGCTGCTGGTCGAGGAGCTGCGGAGGCGCGGCGCCAAGGTCTGCCTGGTGCCGGTCTATCGGACGGTGAAAGCGGAGGACAGCCGTGACGCGCTGCTTTCCGCCCTCCGATCGCGCTCCCTGGAGGTCGTCACCTTCACGTCGGCCTCGGCCGTGCGGCATTTCGTAGATTTGGCGGACGGCGCGGACCTCCCGGGGCTATTGCAGGGAACCCGAGTGGCCTGCCTGGGTGAAGTCACTGCACAAGCCACGCACGATGGGGGCATTCACCCCGACATCGTTCCCTCACACGCCACGCTCGAGGAGCTGGTCGGCGCAATCGTCCGCGAGCTCGTAAGGTAA
- a CDS encoding S9 family peptidase, which produces MKLVPGLALVFLGVATASAADPPGTYDIERYLNIRSAISPQLSPDAKSVAFLTNVTGSNQIWTVPAQGGWPDQITFFGDRVTSIAWSPRGDRIAYSKDTGGDENFQIQVVSPDGSRQVALTSNPAVRYNFGSWSKDGAWISYSSNERDPKWFDAYVMNVETRQARRVLEKDALFSARDFSNDGTRLLVSRDNASLDNDLFVLDLSTAGAAAGPVHLTPHEGRVQYRVLGWTADDSGLWVLSDENREFLALGRLDIGARKIKWIREPKWDVTSGALSRDGRTLAIAVNADGYDELSILDAATLKERPALSILRGQIDGLTFSGNGKLLAMSLSGPSRTADVWIADLASGRLARVTRSSTAGIAAAAFVEPQLVRYRTFDGKEIPSFLYLPKGAGKGDGLPCIVTPHGGPEGQTVAGFSPVTQYYVNRGYAVWAPNVRGSTGYGKTFTHLDDVRKREDSVKDLVAGVDWLKASGYVDARKIAVAGGSYGGYMTLAAVTLYPDLWAAAVDSYGIANFRTFFGKTASYRAGLRATEYGDPVADGEFLDSISPIHKVDRIKAPLLVLQGANDPRVPAVEAEQIVKAVRDKGGVAEYILFPDEGHGWSKLANRIAASRATVEFLDRHLRGVRQAP; this is translated from the coding sequence ATGAAACTCGTCCCTGGACTCGCGCTCGTCTTCCTCGGTGTCGCGACCGCCTCGGCCGCAGACCCACCCGGGACGTATGACATCGAGCGTTACCTCAACATCCGGTCCGCCATCTCGCCGCAGCTCTCCCCCGACGCGAAGAGCGTCGCCTTCCTGACCAACGTGACCGGGTCGAATCAGATATGGACGGTCCCGGCACAGGGAGGCTGGCCGGATCAGATCACGTTCTTCGGTGACCGCGTGACCAGCATCGCGTGGTCGCCGCGAGGCGACCGGATCGCGTACTCGAAGGACACGGGCGGCGACGAGAACTTCCAGATCCAGGTCGTCTCCCCGGATGGCTCCCGTCAGGTGGCCCTCACCTCGAACCCCGCCGTCCGTTACAACTTCGGCTCGTGGTCGAAGGACGGCGCATGGATCTCCTACTCCAGCAACGAACGCGATCCGAAGTGGTTCGACGCGTACGTGATGAACGTCGAGACGCGACAGGCGCGCCGGGTCCTCGAGAAGGACGCGCTGTTCTCGGCCAGGGACTTTTCCAACGATGGGACACGTCTTCTCGTCTCACGTGACAACGCCAGCCTCGACAACGATCTGTTCGTGCTCGACCTCTCGACGGCCGGCGCTGCCGCCGGGCCCGTCCACCTGACCCCGCACGAGGGGCGGGTCCAGTACCGCGTTCTGGGATGGACGGCCGATGATTCGGGGCTGTGGGTCCTCAGCGACGAGAACCGCGAGTTCCTCGCGCTCGGGCGCCTCGATATCGGCGCAAGAAAGATCAAGTGGATCCGGGAGCCGAAGTGGGACGTGACCTCCGGCGCCCTCTCCCGTGACGGCCGCACGCTCGCGATCGCCGTCAACGCCGACGGCTACGACGAGCTGTCGATCCTCGACGCGGCGACCCTGAAGGAACGCCCCGCCCTTTCGATTCTCCGGGGGCAGATCGACGGCCTCACCTTCTCTGGGAACGGGAAGCTCCTGGCCATGAGCCTCAGCGGCCCGTCGCGCACGGCGGACGTCTGGATCGCCGACCTCGCCTCCGGAAGGCTCGCGCGGGTGACACGCTCCTCCACGGCGGGAATCGCGGCGGCGGCGTTCGTCGAGCCGCAGCTCGTGAGGTACAGGACGTTCGACGGAAAGGAGATCCCGTCGTTTCTCTATCTCCCGAAGGGCGCCGGGAAGGGGGACGGACTTCCCTGCATCGTCACGCCGCACGGGGGACCCGAGGGACAGACCGTCGCGGGATTCAGCCCCGTGACGCAGTACTACGTGAACCGCGGGTACGCGGTCTGGGCGCCCAATGTCCGGGGCTCCACGGGGTACGGCAAGACATTCACTCACCTCGACGACGTGAGGAAGCGCGAGGACTCCGTGAAGGACCTGGTCGCCGGCGTCGACTGGTTGAAGGCATCCGGCTATGTCGATGCCCGGAAGATCGCGGTGGCCGGGGGCTCCTACGGCGGGTACATGACGCTCGCGGCCGTCACGCTCTACCCGGATCTGTGGGCGGCGGCGGTCGACTCATACGGCATCGCAAACTTCAGGACGTTCTTCGGCAAGACCGCCTCGTATCGCGCCGGCCTGCGCGCCACGGAGTACGGCGATCCCGTCGCGGACGGCGAGTTCCTCGATTCGATCTCGCCGATCCACAAGGTGGATAGGATCAAGGCGCCGCTCCTCGTGCTCCAGGGAGCGAACGATCCGCGCGTCCCGGCCGTCGAGGCGGAGCAGATCGTGAAGGCCGTCCGGGACAAGGGCGGCGTGGCGGAGTACATCCTGTTCCCCGATGAAGGCCACGGCTGGTCCAAGCTCGCGAACCGGATCGCGGCCTCCCGCGCGACCGTGGAGTTCCTTGACAGACACCTGCGGGGAGTCCGGCAAGCGCCGTGA
- a CDS encoding protein kinase, with protein MARLAEGTELGRRYRILRLLGAGGMGQVYLARDVELEREVAVKLIRPDLSENQTILGRFKREVHLSSKVTHRNVLRVHDLSESDGVFFLTMEYVRGRNLAALLREEGRLSIDRVVRIFREICEGLAAAHDQQVLHRDLKPQNILIDEVDHVHVSDFGLAKSLQSEGLTETGALMGTPDYISPEQIKGQPADERSDIYALGLILYQMLTGTMPFHGQTSWEVALQRLQKDPIPASRLNPKTPKYLQQILERCMAIDRSLRYPTVQAILADLEHAVPRGSLVHGLRMRRKRLLAPAVAVVLLFLAGWMGWRYARSARPGGQLPAGTAAGESPVAVVAVIPFENRTGQSPLDWYGEGLARLIMDNLAQSRHAQVISADTVKSLQSKSANPKDLAQAAASGGIGYLLTGEIVTTPGGLTVAARLTDTRKGREAAARRVDGLSADSLIVAADTIASATRKGLGLPPAEGVDVFAADFLAKNPAAYEAYLKGLQAWTYYHYEEAEVRFREALRDAEDFTMARYRLAQVLGDMGKMDEALSEIRRAAAEAGRVSDRESRYIRATEAYFSTRYEEAVKAYQELIKLYPHEVEARDLLATILTDLGRNQEAIDQLKIIAQMEPEHRVTWSMLGSAYLAEGDFNQAVLALRRYVELEPGSANGHHLLGDAYRSQSEFDLAAAEYHKALDLDPTFHYSSVSLSEVEILRDQWSGAEARLAKLIRDTAVLPRNRLDAGFQLASLYRAQGRFRDAARVLAGLESPLRQEQVREAMALSIRGTCMMELGRLREARALIDEGVKRSPAVPTRYLFARGLLDLRERKPAAARETAAQILKGALPPDNPDRAEEKAAAFLSGLAWLQEGQTERATEELSRAVALSGYEYSIYRLALARAYQEAGKLQEAMAAARQAAAPEDPAKPRVDLELDRVRAALLLAEIQEKMGQMSEAKSGAQEVLKRWSRADVEFLDLTEARRLAGVTVSGERS; from the coding sequence TTGGCCCGTCTCGCAGAGGGGACGGAGCTGGGGCGGCGCTACCGCATCCTCCGGCTCCTCGGCGCCGGGGGGATGGGCCAGGTGTACCTGGCGCGCGATGTGGAGCTGGAGCGTGAGGTGGCCGTGAAGCTCATCCGCCCCGATCTCTCGGAGAACCAGACCATCCTCGGGCGCTTCAAGCGCGAGGTGCACCTTTCCAGCAAGGTAACGCACCGTAACGTTCTTCGGGTCCATGACCTGAGCGAGAGCGACGGGGTGTTCTTCCTGACCATGGAGTACGTGCGCGGGCGCAACCTGGCAGCTCTCCTCAGGGAGGAAGGCCGGCTGTCCATCGATCGGGTCGTCCGCATCTTCCGGGAAATCTGTGAGGGTCTGGCCGCGGCCCACGATCAGCAGGTCCTTCACCGGGATCTGAAGCCCCAGAACATCCTCATCGACGAAGTGGATCATGTGCACGTCTCCGACTTCGGTCTGGCCAAGTCGCTGCAGTCGGAGGGCTTGACCGAGACGGGCGCCTTGATGGGCACGCCCGATTACATCTCACCCGAGCAGATCAAAGGCCAGCCGGCGGACGAGCGCTCCGACATTTATGCCCTGGGCCTGATTCTCTATCAAATGCTCACCGGCACCATGCCGTTCCACGGACAGACATCGTGGGAGGTGGCTCTCCAGAGGCTTCAGAAGGATCCGATTCCAGCTTCTCGTCTGAATCCGAAAACCCCGAAATACCTGCAACAGATCCTCGAGCGTTGCATGGCCATCGACCGCTCGCTGCGCTACCCGACGGTTCAGGCCATTCTCGCCGACCTCGAGCACGCCGTGCCGCGAGGCAGCCTCGTTCACGGCCTGAGGATGCGCCGAAAGCGTCTGCTTGCCCCCGCCGTGGCGGTCGTGCTCCTCTTCCTCGCCGGATGGATGGGATGGCGCTACGCGCGCTCGGCCCGGCCGGGAGGTCAGCTGCCGGCAGGGACAGCCGCTGGAGAATCGCCCGTCGCCGTCGTTGCCGTCATCCCCTTCGAGAACCGCACGGGACAGAGTCCTCTCGACTGGTACGGCGAGGGACTGGCCCGCCTGATCATGGACAATCTCGCGCAGTCCCGCCATGCGCAGGTGATCTCGGCGGACACGGTGAAGAGCCTTCAGAGCAAGTCGGCAAATCCCAAAGATCTGGCTCAGGCGGCCGCCTCAGGGGGAATCGGCTACCTCCTCACGGGCGAGATCGTCACCACTCCAGGAGGACTGACCGTCGCCGCCCGACTCACGGACACGAGAAAAGGCCGCGAGGCGGCGGCCCGGCGGGTGGATGGTCTCTCGGCTGATTCCCTCATCGTCGCGGCGGACACCATTGCATCCGCCACCCGAAAAGGACTGGGCCTTCCTCCGGCCGAAGGGGTGGACGTGTTCGCGGCGGATTTTCTAGCCAAGAACCCTGCCGCCTACGAGGCATATCTGAAGGGACTTCAGGCCTGGACCTACTATCACTATGAAGAAGCGGAAGTGCGGTTCCGGGAGGCCTTACGCGACGCCGAGGATTTCACCATGGCCCGGTACCGGCTTGCTCAAGTGCTGGGTGACATGGGCAAAATGGATGAAGCGTTGTCGGAAATCCGGAGGGCGGCAGCGGAGGCGGGACGAGTTTCCGATCGCGAGTCGCGCTACATCCGCGCGACCGAGGCCTACTTTTCGACGCGTTACGAAGAAGCGGTGAAAGCGTACCAGGAGCTCATCAAGCTGTATCCCCACGAGGTCGAAGCGCGCGACCTGCTGGCGACGATTCTCACCGACCTGGGCCGGAACCAGGAGGCCATCGACCAGCTGAAGATCATCGCGCAGATGGAACCGGAGCACCGGGTAACGTGGAGCATGCTGGGAAGCGCGTACCTGGCGGAGGGGGACTTCAACCAGGCAGTTCTCGCGCTGCGACGATACGTGGAGCTGGAGCCCGGAAGCGCCAACGGCCATCACCTGCTGGGCGACGCCTATCGCTCACAGTCAGAGTTCGATCTGGCGGCGGCGGAATACCACAAGGCGCTGGATCTCGACCCGACGTTCCACTATTCCTCCGTGAGCCTCTCGGAGGTGGAGATCCTCCGGGATCAATGGAGCGGGGCGGAAGCACGACTTGCGAAGCTGATCCGGGATACGGCCGTGCTTCCTCGAAACCGGCTCGATGCGGGCTTCCAGCTGGCTTCCCTGTATCGCGCCCAGGGGCGCTTTCGTGACGCGGCCCGCGTGCTCGCCGGCCTGGAGAGCCCGCTTCGCCAGGAGCAGGTTCGCGAGGCCATGGCGCTTTCCATCCGCGGGACCTGCATGATGGAGCTGGGGAGACTCCGGGAGGCGCGCGCCCTGATCGACGAGGGTGTGAAGCGCTCGCCCGCGGTTCCCACGCGCTACCTGTTCGCCCGGGGCCTTCTGGATCTCCGGGAAAGGAAACCGGCGGCAGCGCGGGAAACCGCCGCGCAGATCCTGAAGGGCGCCCTGCCTCCGGACAATCCCGACCGAGCCGAGGAGAAGGCGGCGGCCTTCCTCTCCGGTCTTGCCTGGCTTCAGGAAGGTCAGACGGAGCGCGCCACTGAAGAGCTCTCCCGGGCGGTGGCGCTCTCCGGCTACGAGTATTCGATCTACCGTCTGGCCCTGGCCCGTGCCTACCAGGAAGCCGGAAAGCTCCAAGAGGCCATGGCCGCGGCGCGCCAGGCCGCAGCACCCGAGGATCCGGCCAAGCCGCGAGTGGACCTCGAGCTGGATCGAGTACGCGCGGCGCTCCTGCTCGCCGAGATCCAGGAGAAGATGGGACAGATGTCCGAGGCGAAATCGGGCGCCCAGGAGGTCCTGAAGCGCTGGTCGCGCGCCGACGTCGAATTCCTCGATCTGACCGAGGCCCGCCGTCTTGCGGGCGTGACGGTCAGCGGGGAACGATCGTGA